Proteins co-encoded in one Centropristis striata isolate RG_2023a ecotype Rhode Island chromosome 24, C.striata_1.0, whole genome shotgun sequence genomic window:
- the LOC131962637 gene encoding vascular endothelial growth factor C-like → MWIPALLLWILNISSLCSGQDYTDYYQTGDMGTTAPVVSDDQPSLESVTSVDQLLQLLYPEYNLLQHCLQKKLWHASSSPSFSTSSTSPLVHSNDDNLWGQPREEPLFKVDGNLGVILEEIQRTSCQPREACVEVAKEYPESTSQFYLPRCVALHRCGGCCPNEAFYCTNTSHTLVNKTLMELSPPRMDRTVNMVTFVNHTSCECLSKRPLHSIIRRAATDHLCSPPEVPCASGSLWDPVNCVCVSTDTINYSERETEAVDSGLLALCGPNRVLHEATCECVCRNGLTEDSCDPGWKLDHNTCECQCEGQGEGKWCPTGQRWDEELCGCVCAAECPGNQPLNPDTCLCQCRESPQSCLRQGKRFNPNSCSCYRLPCRKPRRVCQAGFYYSHHVCQCIPNYMRPEWN, encoded by the exons ATGTGGATACCAGCTTTGCTCCTATGGATTCTTAATATCAGCAGTTTGTGCTCAGGACAAGACTATACAGACTATTACCAGACTGGAGACATGGGCACCACG GCGCCAGTAGTGTCAGATGACCAGCCCAGTTTGGAGTCAGTGACGAGTGTGgatcagctgctgcagcttctatACCCCGAATACAATTTGCTTCAGCACTGCTTACAAAAGAAATTGTGGCATGCCTCCTCTTCCCCCtctttctccacctcctccacaaGCCCTTTAGTCCACTCCAACGATGACAATCTGTGGGGTCAGCCGAGGGAAGAGCCCCTTTTCAAAGTAGACGGGAATTTGGGAG TCATCTTAGAGGAGATCCAGCGGACCTCGTGCCAGCCCAGAGAGGCGTGTGTCGAGGTCGCCAAAGAATACCCAGAATCCACCAGTCAATTCTACCTCCCTCGCTGTGTGGCGCTGCATCGGTGCGGTGGCTGTTGCCCCAACGAGGCGTTTTACTGCACCAACACAAGTCACACGCTTGTCAACAAGACA TTGATGGAGCTGTCCCCGCCCAGGATGGATCGCACCGTCAACATGGTGACATTTGTCAACCACACCTCGTGTGAATGCCTCTCCAAGCGGCCGCTCCACTCCATCATAAGACGAGCCGCAACAGATCACCT gtgTTCCCCACCCGAAGTTCCCTGCGCCTCCGGGTCATTATGGGATCcagtgaactgtgtgtgtgtctctactGACACCATTAACTactctgagagagagacag AGGCTGTGGACTCGGGGCTGCTGGCTCTCTGTGGTCCCAACAGGGTCCTGCACGAGGCCACCTGCGAGTGTGTTTGTCGGAACGGACTCACCGAGGACAGCTGCGATCCAGGCTGGAAACTGGACCACAACACCT GTGAGTGTCAGTGTGAAGGCCAAGGCGAGGGGAAGTGGTGCCCCACAGGCCAGCGTTGGGACGAGGagctgtgtggctgtgtgtgtgctgcagagtGCCCCGGGAATCAACCCCTCAACCCCGACACCTGCCTCTGTCAGTGCAGAGAGAGTCCACAGTCCTGTCTGCGGCAGGGCAAGAGGTTCAACCCCAACTCCTGCAG TTGTTACAGGTTGCCTTGCAGAAAGCCCAGACGTGTGTGCCAGGCTGGTTTCTACTACAGCCACCATGTCTGCCAGTGCATCCCCAACTACATGAGGCCTGAGTGGAATTAA